From the genome of Aphanothece sacrum FPU1, one region includes:
- a CDS encoding CAAD domain-containing protein: protein MESNVQQQTTPKDLSTDLPGAMTQKTSLGDQPWQEWIEPVVDILAKVPEYIGQFFSEYKQPLTTLGLLLLGIISVKITIAILGAIDDIPLLSPILQLVGLSYTAWFVWRYLWKASNRQELLAEFDALKNQMFGDND from the coding sequence ATGGAATCCAATGTTCAACAACAAACCACACCCAAAGATCTTAGTACTGACTTACCTGGTGCCATGACTCAAAAAACCTCTTTAGGGGATCAACCTTGGCAAGAATGGATCGAACCTGTTGTCGATATCTTGGCTAAAGTGCCTGAATATATCGGACAATTTTTCAGTGAATACAAACAACCTTTGACCACTCTTGGTCTTCTGTTACTAGGTATCATCAGTGTCAAAATTACTATCGCTATTCTTGGCGCGATCGATGATATTCCTTTATTATCTCCCATCTTACAATTAGTAGGGCTATCTTATACAGCTTGGTTTGTTTGGCGTTATTTATGGAAAGCTTCTAATCGTCAAGAGTTGCTCGCTGAATTTGATGCTTTAAAAAATCAAATGTTTGGCGACAACGACTAA
- a CDS encoding 6-pyruvoyl trahydropterin synthase family protein, translated as MQCIINRRAQFSASHRYWLPEWDEAQNREKFGVASQFPGHGHNYVLSVSLVGEIDTYGMVENLSIVKKVIKQEVTSQLDYGYLNDVWPEFEDTLPTTENIARVIWQRLAPRLPLVKIQVFEHPQLWADYQGNAMKATLTVQTHFSAAHRLALPELTLEQNSEIYGKCARIHGHGHNYHLEVSVAGEIDPRTGMLVDLDGLHQVINDYVVEPFDHSFLNKDIPYFAQVVPTAENIALHIAQLLQKPIQELGAELDKVKLIESPNNSCEIYCNQSLQPQEILSYREPALTGIK; from the coding sequence ATGCAATGTATTATCAACCGTCGCGCTCAATTTTCAGCGAGTCACCGATACTGGTTGCCAGAATGGGATGAAGCCCAAAATAGGGAAAAATTCGGGGTAGCCAGTCAATTTCCAGGTCATGGACACAATTACGTCTTGTCTGTTTCTTTAGTAGGAGAAATCGACACTTATGGCATGGTAGAAAATCTGTCTATCGTCAAAAAAGTGATTAAACAAGAAGTAACCAGTCAATTAGACTACGGTTATCTTAACGACGTTTGGCCAGAATTTGAAGACACCTTACCCACCACAGAAAACATTGCTAGAGTCATTTGGCAACGTTTAGCCCCCCGTTTACCCCTCGTCAAAATCCAGGTATTTGAACATCCCCAATTATGGGCAGATTATCAAGGAAACGCTATGAAAGCCACATTAACTGTTCAAACCCATTTTAGTGCAGCCCATCGGTTAGCCTTACCCGAATTAACCTTAGAACAAAACAGCGAAATTTACGGCAAATGCGCCCGTATTCACGGCCATGGACATAATTATCATTTAGAAGTCTCTGTCGCCGGAGAAATTGATCCTCGTACGGGTATGTTAGTCGATTTAGACGGGTTGCACCAGGTGATTAATGACTATGTGGTCGAACCCTTTGATCATAGTTTTCTCAACAAAGATATCCCCTACTTTGCCCAAGTTGTCCCCACTGCCGAAAATATTGCCCTACATATTGCCCAATTACTACAAAAACCCATTCAAGAATTAGGTGCCGAACTTGATAAGGTAAAATTAATTGAGAGTCCTAATAACTCTTGTGAAATTTACTGTAACCAGTCCCTTCAACCCCAAGAAATATTGTCCTATCGAGAACCTGCCCTAACGGGTATTAAATAA